One window from the genome of Pseudonocardia hierapolitana encodes:
- a CDS encoding MFS transporter, translated as MVTEAVTPQRTKWAPVAALGLAMLVVTSEMTIPAVTLPGIGADLAVSPSATAWVLLAYALPMAALAIPAGRWADGADVRAAFALSMTGVAVASVLVGLAPTFWLVVAGRLLQGAAGALIVAVYMPIITTSVLAAQRGRAIGFVITIMTVGAMAGVPLGGLVADLWGWRAVFLVKLPVVAAVLWVGLRTITRIPGRGLPRPGAALLREAVLLGGAVAVLLLAFEEVDGNPLVAAALVVGAIGLATWWSRLAASRPVLGLVRTPAFGITLLSLLAVTFTGGLVAFLLPYYVSNVLHAGPDVTGVALLFFVGAMAPLSAAAGALADRFGNRVLAVAGSAVSLVAMSLMLTLDESSGLGDMAWRLVVLGIGAALFNPAINASMLAAAPAGSEGVVGGAGMTVRTIAMTVAPAASALAWTVAGGGIAGFRSGIVMITIAVALGLLVQLVPVRRP; from the coding sequence ATGGTCACGGAGGCGGTGACGCCCCAGCGCACGAAGTGGGCGCCGGTGGCGGCACTCGGGCTCGCGATGCTGGTGGTCACGTCGGAGATGACCATCCCGGCGGTGACGCTGCCCGGCATCGGCGCCGATCTCGCGGTCTCGCCGTCGGCGACGGCGTGGGTCCTGCTCGCCTATGCGCTGCCGATGGCGGCGCTCGCGATCCCGGCCGGACGCTGGGCCGACGGGGCGGACGTGCGGGCGGCGTTCGCGCTGTCGATGACAGGGGTCGCGGTCGCGAGCGTGCTCGTCGGCCTGGCGCCGACGTTCTGGCTGGTCGTGGCCGGGCGGCTGCTGCAGGGCGCGGCGGGCGCACTGATCGTCGCGGTCTACATGCCGATCATCACCACGAGCGTGCTGGCCGCACAGCGCGGCCGGGCGATCGGGTTCGTCATCACGATCATGACGGTGGGCGCGATGGCCGGTGTCCCGCTCGGGGGCCTCGTCGCGGACCTCTGGGGCTGGCGTGCGGTGTTCCTGGTGAAGCTGCCGGTCGTCGCCGCGGTGCTGTGGGTGGGGCTGCGCACGATCACGCGCATCCCGGGCCGCGGCCTGCCCCGCCCCGGCGCGGCCCTCCTGCGCGAGGCGGTCCTGCTGGGCGGTGCGGTGGCCGTGCTGCTGCTCGCCTTCGAGGAGGTGGACGGGAACCCGCTCGTCGCCGCGGCGCTGGTGGTCGGCGCGATCGGGCTGGCGACGTGGTGGTCCCGGCTGGCGGCCTCGCGCCCCGTGCTCGGGCTCGTGCGGACCCCCGCGTTCGGCATCACCCTCCTCTCGCTCCTGGCGGTCACCTTCACCGGTGGGTTGGTGGCGTTCCTGCTGCCCTACTACGTGTCGAACGTGCTGCACGCGGGCCCGGACGTCACCGGGGTGGCGCTGCTGTTCTTCGTCGGGGCGATGGCCCCGCTCTCGGCCGCGGCGGGTGCGCTGGCCGACCGGTTCGGGAACCGCGTGCTGGCCGTGGCCGGCAGCGCGGTGAGCCTCGTCGCGATGTCCCTGATGCTGACGCTCGACGAATCGTCCGGGCTGGGCGACATGGCGTGGCGGCTGGTCGTGCTCGGCATCGGAGCCGCGCTCTTCAACCCGGCGATCAACGCCTCGATGCTCGCGGCGGCGCCCGCAGGCTCGGAAGGCGTGGTAGGTGGCGCGGGCATGACGGTCCGGACGATCGCGATGACCGTGGCTCCGGCGGCGTCCGCGCTCGCCTGGACGGTGGCGGGCGGCGGCATCGCCGGCTTCCGCAGCGGGATCGTGATGATCACGATCGCGGTCGCGCTCGGGCTGCTGGTCCAGCTCGTCCCGGTGCGGCGGCCGTGA
- a CDS encoding acyltransferase family protein, translating into MTNALTSPRSTAGLAAATPADRDRYADLLRLFSISMVVLGHWVVALLTTHGAGAVTTSLPLMLSTWVWQVMGLFFFVGGFAHARALRHRPPSGEFVRTRASRLLPPALVMLAAWTPLAVLMHAAGLTSGQFAVGLQLITVPLWFLGVYLVIVLAAPAMMRLHVRHGFWPVLGALAVAVAAVDAVRLATGVQEVGYANMLFVWLTVHQLGFGYADGTLQRGGRRLAGLLAGGGLAGAALLVFGTSAYPVLMVGLPGNGASNSAPPNLALLAQSLFLVGTALLLRRAGSALMDRPRAWFAVATGSSMIMTVFCWHLTACYLVQGALLVAGTRLPAADSPLWFLALAGWLTACSLACAGLVALFGRFERSAGAPGRGPVRTPVAVASALAAAVGLFAVSEVGLDGLLTEQGLPGAAVVPLVLVAAGALALRRATSPVT; encoded by the coding sequence ATGACGAACGCACTGACGTCCCCGCGGAGCACGGCGGGGCTCGCCGCCGCGACCCCGGCCGACCGGGACCGGTACGCCGACCTGCTCCGGCTGTTCTCGATCAGCATGGTCGTGCTCGGGCACTGGGTGGTCGCGTTGCTGACGACGCACGGCGCGGGCGCGGTGACCACCTCGCTGCCGCTGATGCTCTCGACCTGGGTGTGGCAGGTCATGGGGCTGTTCTTCTTCGTCGGCGGGTTCGCGCACGCCCGCGCGCTGCGCCACCGGCCGCCCAGCGGTGAGTTCGTCCGGACGCGCGCGTCCCGGCTGCTGCCGCCTGCGCTGGTCATGCTGGCGGCCTGGACGCCGCTCGCGGTGCTGATGCACGCCGCCGGGCTGACCAGCGGCCAGTTCGCCGTCGGCCTGCAGCTGATCACGGTGCCGCTGTGGTTCCTCGGCGTCTACCTGGTGATCGTGCTGGCGGCGCCCGCGATGATGCGGCTGCACGTGCGGCACGGGTTCTGGCCGGTGCTGGGGGCGCTCGCGGTGGCCGTCGCGGCCGTCGACGCGGTCAGGCTGGCCACGGGCGTGCAGGAGGTCGGGTACGCGAACATGCTGTTCGTCTGGCTCACGGTGCACCAGCTGGGATTCGGTTACGCGGACGGGACGCTGCAGCGCGGCGGTCGCCGGCTGGCGGGGCTGCTCGCGGGCGGCGGACTGGCCGGAGCGGCGCTGCTGGTCTTCGGCACCTCGGCCTACCCGGTGCTGATGGTCGGGCTGCCCGGCAACGGCGCGTCGAACTCCGCGCCGCCCAACCTCGCACTGCTGGCCCAGAGCCTGTTCCTGGTCGGCACCGCGCTGCTCCTCCGCCGGGCGGGCAGCGCGCTGATGGACCGACCGAGGGCGTGGTTCGCGGTGGCGACGGGCAGCTCGATGATCATGACCGTCTTCTGCTGGCACCTCACCGCCTGCTACCTGGTGCAGGGCGCGTTGCTGGTGGCAGGCACGCGGCTGCCGGCCGCCGACTCCCCGCTGTGGTTCCTGGCGCTCGCGGGCTGGCTGACCGCGTGCTCACTGGCCTGCGCCGGTCTCGTCGCGCTGTTCGGCCGGTTCGAGCGGTCGGCAGGCGCGCCGGGGCGCGGCCCCGTCCGGACGCCCGTCGCCGTCGCAAGCGCGCTCGCCGCGGCGGTGGGGCTGTTCGCGGTGTCGGAGGTCGGGCTCGACGGGCTCCTGACCGAGCAGGGCCTCCCCGGCGCCGCGGTGGTGCCGCTCGTGCTGGTCGCGGCGGGCGCGTTGGCCCTCCGCCGCGCCACGAGCCCGGTCACCTGA
- a CDS encoding NADPH-dependent FMN reductase, with the protein MEPTPLRLVVVIASTREGRFGPTVGNWFVEQARGHADLDIDVLDLAEAALPDRLTGYGSPTPDAVAAVTTRLAAADAFVIVTPEYNHSYPAPVKTLIDWHFTEWQAKPVAFVSYGGLSGGLRAVEHLRGVLAELHAVTVRDTVSFHGAWDRFGPDARPVDPAECTAAAKSMLDQLAWWARALREARAVRPYVAS; encoded by the coding sequence ATGGAACCGACACCGCTGCGGCTGGTCGTCGTCATCGCCAGCACGCGGGAGGGCCGCTTCGGCCCGACCGTGGGGAACTGGTTCGTCGAGCAGGCCCGCGGGCACGCGGACCTGGACATCGACGTGCTGGACCTGGCCGAAGCCGCCCTGCCCGACCGGCTCACCGGGTACGGGTCGCCCACGCCCGACGCGGTCGCGGCCGTGACGACCCGCCTCGCGGCCGCGGACGCGTTCGTGATCGTGACGCCCGAGTACAACCACAGCTACCCCGCGCCGGTGAAGACGCTGATCGACTGGCACTTCACGGAGTGGCAGGCGAAGCCGGTGGCGTTCGTGTCCTACGGCGGGCTGTCCGGCGGGCTGCGGGCCGTGGAGCACCTGCGGGGCGTCCTCGCCGAGCTGCACGCCGTGACGGTGCGCGACACCGTCAGCTTCCACGGGGCGTGGGACCGGTTCGGGCCGGACGCGCGCCCGGTGGATCCGGCGGAGTGCACCGCTGCTGCGAAGTCGATGCTCGACCAGCTCGCCTGGTGGGCCCGCGCTCTGCGCGAGGCCAGGGCGGTTCGCCCGTACGTCGCGTCTTGA